The Candidatus Thorarchaeota archaeon genome includes the window AGGCCGGGGCTGAAGTCACGTCTGGTGTGGAGGTCATCGATGTCACAGAGAGCAGCGAGGCAGTCACTGTACACTGCAGCGATGGTACCTCTCACGCAGGCAAGTATGTTGTCGGAGCTGATGGCGTAAACAGCAGAATCGCTAGAGCCAGCGGCATCAAGCGGCAGTGGCGTGACGACGAGATAGGGCTGTGTATCGAGGCAGGCGTACCCATGGACCAGTCTGAGATACTGAGGATAACCCACGGTCCGTATGATGATGACCGTGTGTGCATAGAGATCTTCTTTGGCGGGCTCCAGCACGGCTACGGGTGGTGTTTTCCCAAGAAGGACGAGGTGAGCATGGGCCTGGGCTGTCTGATGCCATTTGCTGGGGGTCTGAAGGCAGCTTGGGCTCGATTCATCCAGAAGTTTGAAGAGCGTAATGGCGTAAAGCTTGACCTCTCCACTCAGAGTGCCATGCGGGTGCCACTGAAGGGACCTATCAAGAACACCATCACAAAGAGAGTGATGCTTGTTGGTGATGCTGGAGGCTTTGTCTCTGCTGCAACAGGAGAGGGCATCTACTATGCCATTGCCAGCGGTCAGATGGCCGCCCAGACAGCAGCAGACATCATCCACGGACAGGCCTCAGGAACGCATGAGTACCAGACACGCTGGAAGAACACAATAGGCAGACAGCTCGACGTGTCCAACTTTCTGGCAGGCCTGCTCTTCAACTCAGAGAAGAACATGGAGCTGGTCATCCAGATGGCGGCTCGCGACGATGTGATTAGGGGTCACATGACCGACCTCATCTCGGGGCTGAGACCGTACAGTGAGCTCAGGAACTCAATAATGAAGCGTGTGCTTGCGAAACATGCGAGAACTGGGATTAGTCTACTCAGGTAGAAGGATGCAGTCACACGCATAGCATGCCTTATTAGCAACCAAGCTGACGAACCGGAACAAAAGCCGATATGGAGCGAGATGTGCTGTGCAGCCAAAGTCAATCACAGCTGTTGGACTGGTCCTCGCAGTCGTGCTTGCAGGAACTGCAGGCGGTATCGTAATCCTTCAGATGCAAGCAAGCGGCCCAACCAACGGAAACACCACGACGACCACAACCACCACGACAACCACGACACTCAAGATTATTCTTGAGGACACGGACCTACTCCAGTATGAATTCAAAGTGCCAGACTGGGTATTCCTTGGCATCGATGGCCTAAACCACTCAATCTCCGACTATGCCGGCAAGTTCCTGATACTGGACTTCTTCGCCACTTGGTGTGGCTACTGCAAGCTGCAGAATGCCGACATGGTCCAAGTGTACAACACATACACAAGAGATCAGCTTGACATAATGCACATCACTATCGCTCTCTCTGACACAGTCGAGATGCTTGAGGACTATGTTGCCGAGTACGGAATCACATGGGCGTGCGTCTTTGGCACGGACGATGTCGCTGCAGACTATATCGGAGTCCGATACATACCCACCATCGCGATAATCGACGGTCAAGGTATGCTCAGATGGAAGCACGTTGGCTGGTGGACGTTTGACGAGATGAACCCGGTAATCAGTAATCTCATGGGAGTATGAAGCAGTCTGATGTTCATAGAACAGCTTGTTGAAGTGTCTGCAGTGTTCTTCACCGGTCTATATGTGGCAGTGTCCCCATGCCTGTTTCCGCTACTGCCTCTCTTCCTGATACGAAGTCTTCAGTCGGAGGATAGCAGAAAGAAGAGCCTCATGGTCACCTCAGCATTGGTGTTGGGCATAGTCAGTTCCTTGGTCGTGTTCATGTTGATTTCGAACTACATAGGGCTGCTGCTGATGAACTACTATGCATACATAAGTGCGGTCCTCGGATTGGCCATTGCCTTCACCGGGATACTGACCATGTCCAGCAGACTCAGGGAAATACTGCGAGTCGGCAGGCTGTCCATGTCCGACCCCGGAACACCCTCCACTCTGGCAGGCGTCTTCTCGATAGGTTTTGGTTACTCGTTGCTGGCAGCTCCATGTGCACTGCCTGCAGTGTTCTCCCTCTCGTTTGTATTTGCGACGCAGACCAATGCACTTGTCCTTCTTCTCATGTATGTGGGTCTAGCAGTGGGTGTGGCAGTACCTTACCTTGCACTCGCACTTGTCACTGGTGAAGCAAGAATGGTCATGGCCAGCAGAATCTCCAGTCAGGCGAGGAAGATTGAGATTCTTGCGGGTGTGTTGCTCGTAATCGTCGGGGTCTGGCTGATGCTGCCATGGGTCGAGTCCGTTCTTGCCGACTAGCGACAGTCCCTCTGGTCATCTCTTGTCCCTCACCTGATGAGCCGCAAGAACAGGACTCTTGCATAGGTGGTCATGCCATGTCACCTCACGGCCGGGAATGACACACATGGTGGCTTTCATTGTCTGTACTCGTACGAGTCAGGCAACGTTGTTGCCTCTGCCGACTCTGGACATGGCTTCTGCAACAGACTCCGGAAAGAGACAATTCCTATAAGTTTGCGAAGCGCAAGGACAAAGCTGTGGTGATCTCGTTGAGATATGGAAGTAGGTTAGTTACAGTACTGGCCTTCAGCCTTCTGCTCATCATGGTTTCTGCGCCCGTGAGACCTTCGACGGCCTTTGCCAGCGATGGTGTCAACCAAGTGTCTTATGCGGGCGTATTACCTGGTGACATGATCATACTTGGGACTCCCGGCTCGTTCTTCGACTACCTGATTCCCGGGGCATACTCGCACTCGGTCATATACTGTGGTCTTGTTCAGGCAGGTGAGTCTGTGTGGGACCGGACCAACAAGGTCTGGATGAGCGTGGGGACTCCGTATGTCATTCACTCCACAAAGAGCGATGTGCAGGGTAACGGACTGGGATTTGACACATGGGCGACAGCTGTGAACGCGCACGCGGAAGACGCCCTTGTCTTGAGAGTGATGAAGCCCGGTGGCGTGCCGCTCACATCGGCGGAGCGTTCTTCAATAGTGGCGTTTCTGAAGTCACAGTTGACTGGTGGGACAGACGGATACCCAGTTGGTCCTGCATATGACTGGGGCTGGACAAGCAAGCAGGTATATGCAAGTGAAACCAACCCTCTCTCCGGTGTTGCAGGTTACTACTGCTCTGAGGCTGCATGGGCTGCCTACTACCATGTGCTCGGCATAGACCTCGACAGCGAGACAAGCACACTTGGGCTTGGCGTCTCTCCTGACGACCTTCTCAACTCACAGCACACATCGGTGATAGCTGGAGAAGTCGGCGCCTCAACATGGTCTGCTTCATCCGGCCTGTACAAGCTCACTGTCTTTGTCGATGAGGTCTACTATGACGACGACTACGACCCGTGGCCGAAGGGAGCTGGTGAGATGTATCTCAAGAGCTTCAGCGGTGATGGCCTGATCCCCACACAGGAGGGCTACCCCGGCTGCGGAAAGATCGGGTCGACTCCAGACGGATACTGGTCGCGCAATGGTGCTGGTGCACTCGACTGGAACAAGTACTTCTACACCATTCTGAACTACAACCGTGATGCAAAGGTGAGAGTGGAAGCGTGGGAGGACGACGACATCGACGGTGATGATCAGTATCCTGTATGGCAGTGGTACTGGTCGCCTTCGTCTTGGCACTCGTACATCAACGCAGGGTGGTATTGGTCCGGATCACGCATCGACCTCGGCGACTGCCGGTACACAATCTACTTCAGAATAGACAGTGTCACGTGGTAGGGCTCTCTTGTGCCCTATCACTTCTTTTTCTTCTTCTCTTTCCTCTCCTCCCGAATTCTCAGACTCAATCGGCGCTTGCGTTGCAGACATAAGGAACTGGTGAGCTGTGTCTGCTGAGTGAAAATGACCTCATACACGCTCTTCTTTGATGGCGCCTGTGAGCCGAAGAACCCCGGTGGAGTGGCCAGCTATGGGTATGCACTTGACGAGTCGGGACAGCTCTTGCAGAAGGGGGACGGTGTTGTCGGTGAAGGTCCCGCCATGACCAACAACGTTGCGGAGTACCACGGTCTCATTGTGGGACTTGAGGTTGCCAGCAAGAGACTGAGAGCTGGAGACGAGTTGAGAGTAGTCGGTGACAGCCAGCTCGTCATTCGCCAGATGAGAGGTGAATACAAGGTCAGCGCATCAAGACTGGTCCCTCTACATCGAAAGGCGAAGGAATTGGTATCGGCTCTCAGCAAGAAGGGAGTCAAGGTCTCGTTTGAGTGGGTAGCTCGGGAGGAGAACGAGGTGGCGGACAGACTCTCCCATGAGGCCTTCGAAAGGCACAGGCGTGGACGATGACTGCTCTCCACCAGGGCCTCTCTGGCACATCTCGTGGCCTCACATACGCGGCAAGTGCCACGCGGTCTTCCAGTAGGATGCACTTATCTGGACAGATCATCATTCCTGACTCGGTGATCACCAGTTGGACGCATTAGAGGCCATCCGGACAAGACGCAGTATCAGAAAGTACGAAGCCCGGCCTGTTTCGAGTGACATGATTGAACAGATTCTTCGTGCAGGGATGAGCGCCCCTTCTGCGGGGAATCAGCAGGCATGGCAGTTTGTCGTGATTACTGACAGGGACATACTCGACAAGATTCCAAGTGTCCATCCTTACTCGAAGATGGTACGGGAGGTGTCCGTTGCAATACTCGTCTGCGGGGACCTGGATGCAGAGAAGTACAAGGGCTTCTGGATTCAGGACTGCTCGGCAGCGACGCAGAACATGCTCCTCGCAGCACATGCATTGGGACTGGCATCAGTGTGGCTCGGCATTCACCCCCGAACGGAGCGCGAGGAGGGCCTCAAGAGACTACTGGGCTTGCCCGAACACATTGTGCCGCTGGCTCTTCTGCCAATAGGCTACCCGGCCGAGAAGAAGGCCCCAGAGGACAGATACCGGAAGGAGAAGGTGCACCACAACAAGTGGTAGTCGATGCCAGATGTGAACGCGCACCAACATGACCTCTCAGGTCGCTACGCTCAAAGAAGAGATAAGCAAGAGACTGCATCAGGGACTCTGGTGATTATGTGACCAGACTTCCGCTTGAAGCCCTGCCTGACGCATTGCCAGATGCCATTGATCCAGAGCGGTACGTGATCTGTACGTACTACGTCGGACTACCGCCCTTCATGAACGCAAGGGATGTCGCCTATGCCGCAGCAGTCGAGCAGAGCACGGGAACATGGACGCTTGTGCCCGGCGAGACCCCTGAGGTAAGAACGAGGCATGTTGCAAAGGTGATTGGCATATACGAGGTTCCTGCCTATGAGTACAGCACTCCAAAGGACCTAGAGCGCAGAGAGTACATCATTCAAGTCGCCTTTCCGTGGGAGAACTTCGGCGCGCAGATACCCATGCTGATGAGCACGGTCATAGGCAACATCTCCCTCGGTGGTCGTATCAAGTGCGTGGACATGAGGTTTCCCAAGAGCTGGCTGAAGGAGTTCAAAGGACCGAAGTTTGGAATCAAGGGGCTGAGAAAGCTTCTCGGCGTGAAGAACCGACCCCTTCTCAACAACATGATAAAGCCCTGTGTGTACACCTCTGCCAAGATGGGGGCGGACCTGTGCTACGAGGCCGCTGTCGGTGGTTCGGACATAATCAAGGACGATGAGTTGCTCGCCAATGCCGCCTTCAACACACTTGAGGAGCGAATACCTCTCTTCATGGACGCAATCGATCGTGCCAGTGCTGAGAAAGGAGAGAAGACTCTGTACACGGTGAACATCACTGACGAGGTCACCCGGCTATTTGAGCACGCAGAGAGGGCTCAGGAGCTTGGTGCGAATGCACTCATGATAAACTTCCTGGCGGTGGGCTATTCGGCCTTTCGTCAAGTATGCGAGGACCCCTCCGTGAAGGTCCCGGTGTTAGCACACATGGATATCACCGGTGCGATGTCCTATTCGCCAATAACTGGAGTTGCGACCAACTTGGTGATTGGGAAACTACCGAGAATATGCGGTTCGGACATCACGGTCCTTCCCGCACCCTATGGCAAGGCCCCCATCCTGAAGGAACGCTTCCTGAGCATCGCTCACGACATGGTAATGCCACTGCACAACATCGAACAGAGTGCGCCAATGCCCAGCGGGGGGATCTCTCCCGGGATGGTGGAGGAGGTTGTGGATGACCTTGGTCCGGACATAGTCATCGGTTCAGGCGGAGCAATACACGCACATCCGGATGGACCACGGGCAGGGGCTCGCGCCTTCCGGCAGGCAATAGATGCGAAGATGATGGGAGTCTCCGTCAAGAAGGCCGCACAGGAGAACGAGGAGTTGAGGAGGGCCCTAGAGTCGTGGGGCTCGGGTCGAACGGGATTTGACCTGTAGTATGTGTGTACGCGTCGCGTCGAGAAAGAGGCTGGAGGGCCCCTAGTCCTCCACTCTTCTGCCAGTCTGACACACTGGAACGTACTCATACTCCCAGATTCCTTGCGCGTGATGAGCGGATGGAGCTGCCAACTGCCATCGCACTGTATGCGCCGCGACCAGAGCGAAGGTGGCTCCAGTGTGACCGTTCAGTGGAACGATGTGTTACAATGCTGAATCAGAGCGCCTGCACTCGAACTCGTGTCAGACCATGCGTTTCGAGATGCCTGCCCAGACCATGTACCGGCCGCCGTCACGCTTGCCGTTGAGTTGACCTGCGATGTCTCACTCTCGTGCAAATGGCATTGCACCCAGCTTATTATGCGCCCCGTGGTGCTTGGCTATTCTCTTCCACGTCCTTGTGGCCATGGTGAGGTATATGCTCGTAGGCAGCATCGGTCTGGCAGCGAGCCGGATTGCGCTATCTGGAATCGGGTCTCCTTTGGCTAGGGCTGCAGCCGCCATGTCGAGCGCAGGTCTGAGAAAGCGAGTGATGCCTCCTGTCTCCTGAAGGGGCCTCCCGGCGATTGCTGCTCCCCCTCCAAATGCGATGCCGCCCGCCCATTGGAGACTGGCTCTCTGAGCGAACAGGCGGCAGTTCTCGATTGCGCAGTCACTCTGGAATGCCTCGGGAAAACCACTGTTCATGACCACTCCGAACATGGGCCTGGTGGACCTGCTCTCTTGAGTACGATGCGAGGCGATGAACTGCAGGGCCGAGATGACAGGTGCAGGAAGGCTGTCCACATAGAGCGGTGCACCGAGGACCACGATGTCTGAGGCATCCACAGATGCCAAGAGCGACTCAAGTCCATGTTCATCCTGCAGACGATAGAGATACGTCTTCTCGATGGTCACTCCATGTTCCACAAGTCTTGTGCCCAAGTAGTCCAGAATAGAGTTCGAGGAGCTCCTCTCACTCCTTGGACTGCCGACAACAAGCAGTGCTCGCTTCATCTTCCGACCACTTCCACTCTGGTAAGCAGGCTGCCCAACACGGAACGCAGACTCGGGGCACCCTTACTCTCGGACTTTGCATACAGCGACTCCTCCGGCAATGCAACCCCGGCGTAAGCCACACTGCGATTGTTGATGCTCATCCTCGTCATCAGTCGCTCAAACAGCGTGCGGCCCTCTGTGTCATCAGTGTCGGCTATGCCTATGGCGACCATCGAAGGATACCTCTTGTACCTTCGCTTGTGATGCACCTCGCCGTTGACTCTCTCGAAGAAGGGCTGTACCAGGCATATGTTCCGGTCCATGGCAGCCTTCAGTGTGGGAGAGACACCTCCAAAGACAACTGGCGTGACGTAGACCATGACATCGCACTGTGCGATCATTCGTGCGACTCCTATTGCATCATCATCTATCACACAGATGCCCGGAGTCTTGGTCCAACAGTGAAAGCAGCCCCTACAGGGGGCTATCTGAAGACGTTCGACCTCAATCCACTTCCATGTGGCGCCGCGCGACTCCAATTCTGCAGTCAGGGCACTGCGGACCGGGTCTCTACGAGCGTCTTCTCCCTTGAAGCCGTCAAGTATCAGGGCGTGCATGATCTTCAACCCAGTTGTGTGGACATTGAGCATTAGACTGTCGGATGCATATGGACTTGCCGTTGTCCGCCGGGGCCGTTCAATGAATGGCAGTATTCATCTTGCGCCACAGGCTCTTGTTACGTCTATAGTACTCCTTCAGGACATCGTAGAGGCGATTGTAGGTGGCAAAGACCTCAGGGTTGGGTTCGAATGTCCGATCCACCTTGACTTTCTCTGCAGCTGTGCTGAAGTTGGGCATTTCACCCATGCCGACGAATGCGACCATAGACACTCCGACGGTGCCGGCCTCGAGCGGGTTCGCCATGCGGTGGACTGGTTTTTGCAACACGTCTGCATAGATCTGGGGCCAGAGGTCCGAGACTGCGCAGCCGCCAATCATGTTCACCGCTCGTACCTCTCCCAACATGCGTTTCTTCTCAAAGCTCTCCATCATCCAGCGAGCATGATATGCGACGCCCTCAAGCACAGCTCGTGTCATGTGCCTCTTCTCGTGAGCCAGAGAGAGATTGAAGTAGCCTCCCCGGACACTGTGGTCGTCAAGGGGACTTCGCTCACCGAACATCCATGGTGCGAATACCAAGTTGTCAGAACCAGGTGGCGCCTGTGAGGCCACCGCATCAAGGCTCTGGTACGGATTTCGTTTTCCGGACCTGCACTCGTCACACGCGGGGCTGGCGTAGTCAAGTGTGTACTTGCACAGGTCGCAGTGCCAGTGCTCTCGCAGGTGTTTGAGGCAAGCTCCGGCAGACTCCTGTTCTGCAATCAGGATGAACCTTCCCGGTATTGCAGAGCGTATGGACCCAGTGTAGGTGAATATGTCGAGCTTCCGCTGTCTGACGTGAGCACCAAGCCATGCACTCGAGCCTGCGTAGAGGTGGACTTCCTTGTCCCGAACAGCACCTGAGCCCACTCCTGCCGCGGTCATGTCCCCCGCCCCGTTCACCACCGACGTTGACGTGCTAAGGCCAAGTTCTCGGGCCGCCTTCTCAGTCAGTGTGCCAACCACATCAGTTGACTCTGCCAGTCTTGGCAGTCGGTCCTCATCCAAGTCCATCCAGCCCAGAATGAGGGAGGACCACTGGTTCTTCTTGGAGTCCATGAACCAAGTCAGAGTGGCGCAGTCCACAGATGTGACGTACTCGCCCGTGCACTTGTAGATCAGATAGTCCTTGCAGTCCAAGAACTTGTGCGTCTTCTCATAGACCTCAGGACGCTCCTCTCTCACCCACAGGATCTTCCCTATGATGTCCTTTCCCGACGGAAGACCTCCTGTAATCCGAAGCATTCTGAGCATTCTCAGCGGGCCCTTAGCAATGGCCTTGTTCTGACGAGCAGCACGTGAGTCCATCCAAGTCATGCAGTTCATGAGCGGCTGCCCGTCAGCATCTACAGGGATAGTCCCCATCATCTGTGTGCAGAATGTCACTGCCAGCACATCAGCTGGCCGCACCTCTGCCTTGGACAACACATCCCTTGTCGTTGTACAGACGGCTCGCCACCAGTGCTCCTCAGGGTCCTGCTCCGCCCATCCCGGCTGCGGATAGAGCACCGGGTACGGCTGCATGGCTGAGGCTAGGATATGGCCGTCGGTGTCCACAAGTGATGCCTTGTTGCCGCCCGTGCCAAGGTCATGGGCAAGGACATAGCCCGTCATGTTTTCACCGTGTAGGTAAATGCATGCATACAGTGCAGGACGTGAAATATCTTTCGTCCGACAGGTCGTGTGCCGACTTGCATGTGTTGTTGTCCGAAACGTACCTTGTCCGGTTCCGTCAGCACGACAAGTGTGTCCAAGCATGTGACTCCAGTTCCTACTCTGCTCAGTCTAGACACTACTGGTTGCATAGATGACACATATGAGACCGGACTGGAGGGACCTGTTGCTCGCCAGCATCACGGGAGAAAGAAGTCGACAGAAACGCGACCGTCCGGATCGAACCGGACTCCTTCCATCTCGAGAAGGCGGCGCTTCATCGGCGTTCCACCTTGGTAGTTGCCCAGAGTCCTGTCTGAGCGAATGGCTCTGTGGCAGGGCACAACGATTGGAAACGGATTGCGTGCCAAAGCGCTGCCCGCAGCCCTTACCGCTTTCGTCCCAGCTCTTCGGGCAAGCCATGTGTACGATGCTGTCATTCCCCGTGGTATTGACCGCTCCGCTACTAGCACTCTGAGTTGAAAAGGCGTGCACACAGAGGTGTTCACCAAGTCTAGTGGGATGTCAACGTCTTTGCCGCTCAGGAAGTCGACGACTCTCGCAACGAGTTCCTCTGCTAGTGTAGGCTCCTCAACGGAGTGAGGCCACGTCTGTGCAACTCGTTGTCGTGATGTGTCATAGTCTGCAGGTAGCAGGACTGCAAAGATGCCCTGTTCGTCTCCCAAGACTGCGCTGATCCCCATTGAGGTCCTGAAGAAACGGTGCTTCATACATGGCCCTCGCGGATGACTTCAGGTACCACGCCGGTCGGACGAAGACCCTGAACACCGTGGCGCGCACTTCTTATCCCATCCGCTCCGAGTCCCATCTTACCCAGCTGGTCTGATATTCGTCTTGCGAGGAGCACAAAGTACACTTGAAGGTCAAGGTCGTCCCATGCGGCTGCCGTAGCACTTCTGGCAGACTCGATGACGGTCTGACCGTCAACTTTCAGTGCGGCCTTTGCATCATCGATTGATGCCTTCTGCACGTTGTCCTCATTCTGGCACCAGTAGGTTGCAGAGATTGGGTCGAGGAAGACCTCGTATCCTTTGACGCCATGACCCAGAAAGAACACATCACTGTCCCCGGGTGACGGTCTGGTGGGGCATGTTGATGGTCTCCTTCCGAAAGTGGCGGCGACCTCCTCCTCTGCCTTATGAACATGGCTCATGGGCGTGTCGATATACCTCAAGGGCAGTCTCAGACCGAAGAAGGACAGAGCAGTGTCGGCGTGGCGAAGAACAGCACCACCCTCTTCGACAACCCACACCGACTCGATTACCAGCGGCTCAGTCCCAATACATCGTAGGGCAGTCATCACCCTGATTCGTCCGTCGTCACCATCGCGTTCTGCAGTTGTTGCTATTGTGTCGCCTTCGCTCAAGTCCTGCGCCATCCTTACTTCTGTCTCTTGCCTATGTGTCCATACACTTAAGCGCCGTCCCGCATCAACTGGTCCTTCCGTGTGCAGATACCGGCGAAATGACACTTGGGACTCCCTTTGGCTTATTTGCCTATTGTGACTCCGTTGTATGACTCGTTTATCCCGCCCATGTGAGCTGTGGGGGTATGTAACAGCTGCCCGGGAGTTGGACAGTTTCGGGAATCGCTGAGTGGTGGATATGCATGCCTCCACGCGAAGACGGAGAAACCATGGTCGGCTTGTGACTACTCAAGGCCATCTCGCCACACTCTGGTTCTCTACCGCCTGTCATGGTCATTGTGCGACAATGCTCTCTATTGCAATTCAAGTAAGTCACCAGGCCGCATCTCAAGGACATCGTTTGCACTACCATTCTTCACAGTGAGCTCCAGAGTACCATAGCTACTCTTGGTGACAAACAGGCCACTGTCGGGGCCCTCCGCATAGGTTCTGCAGAATGGGAGTGAGTGCCTCTTGCTGCCGACTACAAGCTTGACTGACTGCAGTCCAGACGGAGGTATGTTGGTGATGATGTTGCCGAAGCGGTCGATTCGTACTACCTGTCCCGCCCGTCCTGACAGGTAGAAGTGAAGTTGCTTGT containing:
- a CDS encoding NAD(P)/FAD-dependent oxidoreductase; translated protein: MTRDLIVVGGGPAGSACARTGAKAGLDVLVIEKQPHPRRKVCAGGFRSGLVDLLDFELSPAIERISCGAHLYAPSGTKVVCTKDMTTGYTAKRSVLDHFLLKKAEEAGAEVTSGVEVIDVTESSEAVTVHCSDGTSHAGKYVVGADGVNSRIARASGIKRQWRDDEIGLCIEAGVPMDQSEILRITHGPYDDDRVCIEIFFGGLQHGYGWCFPKKDEVSMGLGCLMPFAGGLKAAWARFIQKFEERNGVKLDLSTQSAMRVPLKGPIKNTITKRVMLVGDAGGFVSAATGEGIYYAIASGQMAAQTAADIIHGQASGTHEYQTRWKNTIGRQLDVSNFLAGLLFNSEKNMELVIQMAARDDVIRGHMTDLISGLRPYSELRNSIMKRVLAKHARTGISLLR
- a CDS encoding TlpA family protein disulfide reductase, which codes for MQPKSITAVGLVLAVVLAGTAGGIVILQMQASGPTNGNTTTTTTTTTTTTLKIILEDTDLLQYEFKVPDWVFLGIDGLNHSISDYAGKFLILDFFATWCGYCKLQNADMVQVYNTYTRDQLDIMHITIALSDTVEMLEDYVAEYGITWACVFGTDDVAADYIGVRYIPTIAIIDGQGMLRWKHVGWWTFDEMNPVISNLMGV
- a CDS encoding NAD(P)H-dependent oxidoreductase; protein product: MKRALLVVGSPRSERSSSNSILDYLGTRLVEHGVTIEKTYLYRLQDEHGLESLLASVDASDIVVLGAPLYVDSLPAPVISALQFIASHRTQESRSTRPMFGVVMNSGFPEAFQSDCAIENCRLFAQRASLQWAGGIAFGGGAAIAGRPLQETGGITRFLRPALDMAAAALAKGDPIPDSAIRLAARPMLPTSIYLTMATRTWKRIAKHHGAHNKLGAMPFARE
- a CDS encoding methylated-DNA--[protein]-cysteine S-methyltransferase, whose amino-acid sequence is MKHRFFRTSMGISAVLGDEQGIFAVLLPADYDTSRQRVAQTWPHSVEEPTLAEELVARVVDFLSGKDVDIPLDLVNTSVCTPFQLRVLVAERSIPRGMTASYTWLARRAGTKAVRAAGSALARNPFPIVVPCHRAIRSDRTLGNYQGGTPMKRRLLEMEGVRFDPDGRVSVDFFLP
- a CDS encoding ribulose 1,5-bisphosphate carboxylase codes for the protein MNARDVAYAAAVEQSTGTWTLVPGETPEVRTRHVAKVIGIYEVPAYEYSTPKDLERREYIIQVAFPWENFGAQIPMLMSTVIGNISLGGRIKCVDMRFPKSWLKEFKGPKFGIKGLRKLLGVKNRPLLNNMIKPCVYTSAKMGADLCYEAAVGGSDIIKDDELLANAAFNTLEERIPLFMDAIDRASAEKGEKTLYTVNITDEVTRLFEHAERAQELGANALMINFLAVGYSAFRQVCEDPSVKVPVLAHMDITGAMSYSPITGVATNLVIGKLPRICGSDITVLPAPYGKAPILKERFLSIAHDMVMPLHNIEQSAPMPSGGISPGMVEEVVDDLGPDIVIGSGGAIHAHPDGPRAGARAFRQAIDAKMMGVSVKKAAQENEELRRALESWGSGRTGFDL
- a CDS encoding ribonuclease HI family protein, whose product is MTSYTLFFDGACEPKNPGGVASYGYALDESGQLLQKGDGVVGEGPAMTNNVAEYHGLIVGLEVASKRLRAGDELRVVGDSQLVIRQMRGEYKVSASRLVPLHRKAKELVSALSKKGVKVSFEWVAREENEVADRLSHEAFERHRRGR
- a CDS encoding nitroreductase family protein, whose amino-acid sequence is MDALEAIRTRRSIRKYEARPVSSDMIEQILRAGMSAPSAGNQQAWQFVVITDRDILDKIPSVHPYSKMVREVSVAILVCGDLDAEKYKGFWIQDCSAATQNMLLAAHALGLASVWLGIHPRTEREEGLKRLLGLPEHIVPLALLPIGYPAEKKAPEDRYRKEKVHHNKW
- a CDS encoding xylulose kinase, whose product is MTGYVLAHDLGTGGNKASLVDTDGHILASAMQPYPVLYPQPGWAEQDPEEHWWRAVCTTTRDVLSKAEVRPADVLAVTFCTQMMGTIPVDADGQPLMNCMTWMDSRAARQNKAIAKGPLRMLRMLRITGGLPSGKDIIGKILWVREERPEVYEKTHKFLDCKDYLIYKCTGEYVTSVDCATLTWFMDSKKNQWSSLILGWMDLDEDRLPRLAESTDVVGTLTEKAARELGLSTSTSVVNGAGDMTAAGVGSGAVRDKEVHLYAGSSAWLGAHVRQRKLDIFTYTGSIRSAIPGRFILIAEQESAGACLKHLREHWHCDLCKYTLDYASPACDECRSGKRNPYQSLDAVASQAPPGSDNLVFAPWMFGERSPLDDHSVRGGYFNLSLAHEKRHMTRAVLEGVAYHARWMMESFEKKRMLGEVRAVNMIGGCAVSDLWPQIYADVLQKPVHRMANPLEAGTVGVSMVAFVGMGEMPNFSTAAEKVKVDRTFEPNPEVFATYNRLYDVLKEYYRRNKSLWRKMNTAIH
- a CDS encoding flavodoxin family protein, which gives rise to MKIMHALILDGFKGEDARRDPVRSALTAELESRGATWKWIEVERLQIAPCRGCFHCWTKTPGICVIDDDAIGVARMIAQCDVMVYVTPVVFGGVSPTLKAAMDRNICLVQPFFERVNGEVHHKRRYKRYPSMVAIGIADTDDTEGRTLFERLMTRMSINNRSVAYAGVALPEESLYAKSESKGAPSLRSVLGSLLTRVEVVGR